One window of Robiginitalea biformata HTCC2501 genomic DNA carries:
- a CDS encoding VRR-NUC domain-containing protein, producing the protein MGQRVTRAVSENRLQQEIFTHHWNTYPNERGLLFMVHNSASSRINGARLKTMGMVPGVSDMIYLKPGGRPLLIEIKTMRGTQSPKQVAWQARVVANGYRYYVVRSLDEMKEICGWKTG; encoded by the coding sequence ATGGGGCAGCGAGTGACTAGGGCAGTATCTGAGAATAGACTGCAGCAAGAAATCTTCACGCATCACTGGAATACTTACCCCAATGAGCGAGGGCTTCTTTTCATGGTGCACAACTCAGCCAGCAGCCGGATCAACGGGGCAAGATTGAAGACCATGGGCATGGTGCCGGGCGTGTCGGACATGATTTACCTAAAACCCGGCGGGAGGCCACTTCTGATTGAGATCAAAACTATGCGCGGCACCCAATCACCCAAGCAAGTCGCCTGGCAGGCCCGAGTAGTTGCAAACGGATATCGGTATTACGTGGTTAGGTCGTTGGATGAAATGAAGGAAATATGTGGATGGAAAACAGGGTAG
- a CDS encoding DEAD/DEAH box helicase, giving the protein MLRSYQKDLISRLRLAIRQGNRRIIAVLPTGGGKTFTFTHIVKGAVDKGRRVLILTDRIELLRQAGGALQVYGLDPIEIKAGRKPYLGGVLYTAMVETLARRVKKKDYQHFLQKMQVVIIDEAHMRSFDKLFPYFSADARVLGFTATPRRMGRKNQLGEYYHHLEVGVEIEYLVDNGFLAEPNYYGVESDLSGVRTVRGEYDANEVADRFSKTKLYRGVVENWKRISPGEKTLVFASNIASSQELITEFTQQGVDARHLDATVSDLDRRNTLAWFDRTPGAVLCNVGILTKGFDQPDIRTVILYRATKSVPLYLQMCGRGSRMAHGKTSFNILDFGGNIARHGFWHDVRPWSLEVMPMQDRQIGEAVLKNCKQCEAFIPTATVICPHCGYEDVKEKEEQQFARLQLLDPRELRRRAEVMTMEGKIEMAKKGLVKPFWVIHQLGRSGGGEDAWEEVKRFVSGMGWSPYWFSYNYERFWWKDHYLEEVSNGSRMIKVG; this is encoded by the coding sequence ATGCTAAGATCCTACCAAAAAGATTTAATCTCCCGCCTTCGCCTGGCCATCCGCCAGGGCAACCGCCGCATCATTGCGGTGCTACCCACGGGGGGAGGAAAGACTTTCACCTTCACCCATATCGTAAAGGGCGCTGTGGACAAGGGTAGGCGTGTTCTTATACTGACGGACCGGATTGAACTGCTGCGGCAGGCCGGAGGGGCCTTGCAAGTGTATGGCCTGGATCCGATTGAAATTAAAGCCGGCCGCAAGCCTTACTTGGGCGGAGTGCTTTACACCGCTATGGTGGAAACGCTGGCCCGGCGCGTAAAAAAGAAAGACTACCAACACTTCCTCCAGAAGATGCAGGTGGTGATCATTGATGAGGCACACATGAGGAGCTTTGACAAACTCTTCCCATACTTCTCCGCAGATGCCCGGGTATTGGGATTCACGGCAACCCCCAGGCGGATGGGTCGCAAGAATCAACTGGGCGAATACTACCATCACCTGGAAGTGGGGGTCGAGATCGAATACCTGGTGGATAACGGATTTCTGGCCGAGCCAAACTATTACGGGGTGGAATCGGATTTATCTGGGGTCCGCACTGTGCGGGGCGAGTATGACGCCAATGAGGTAGCCGACCGATTTAGTAAGACCAAGCTATACCGCGGCGTGGTGGAAAACTGGAAGCGGATAAGCCCCGGGGAGAAGACACTAGTTTTTGCATCCAATATTGCCAGCAGCCAGGAGCTGATCACGGAGTTCACGCAGCAAGGGGTAGATGCCCGGCACTTGGATGCAACCGTGTCGGATCTGGATAGGCGGAATACACTTGCCTGGTTCGACCGGACCCCGGGAGCGGTGCTCTGCAACGTCGGGATTCTTACCAAAGGTTTTGATCAGCCTGACATCCGTACCGTCATCCTCTACCGGGCCACCAAGTCGGTGCCGCTATACCTGCAAATGTGTGGGCGCGGATCGCGGATGGCACATGGGAAGACAAGTTTTAACATCCTGGACTTCGGGGGCAACATTGCCCGGCATGGATTCTGGCATGATGTGCGGCCCTGGTCCCTGGAGGTGATGCCCATGCAGGATAGGCAGATTGGAGAGGCGGTGCTCAAAAACTGTAAACAGTGCGAGGCATTTATCCCCACCGCCACCGTGATCTGTCCGCATTGTGGGTACGAGGACGTGAAGGAAAAAGAGGAGCAACAATTTGCCAGGCTGCAATTACTCGATCCCCGGGAGCTTCGCCGTAGGGCGGAGGTGATGACCATGGAAGGCAAGATTGAAATGGCGAAAAAAGGGCTGGTAAAACCTTTCTGGGTAATCCATCAGCTCGGGCGATCAGGAGGCGGGGAGGATGCCTGGGAAGAAGTAAAGCGATTCGTAAGCGGCATGGGCTGGTCCCCGTACTGGTTCAGCTACAACTATGAAAGGTTCTGGTGGAAAGACCACTACCTGGAAGAAGTCAGTAACGGAAGTCGAATGATAAAGGTTGGATAA
- a CDS encoding VapE domain-containing protein codes for MTKISYFNSGEFSKVGGDVELDDYLEYVRDGRWQDKVLAVRNGKSDKTGVPSVTVSGRFEDRRRRDNLAEHSGIIGIDLDAEDNADLLANRARLEQDPHCYACHTSIRGFGLVWYVKVSPEKHLEAFQAIERYLANQYGVVVDPSGKDVSRLRFISYDPHLYLNRGSKKWSKYLNKKQREFREAPARAIAYHDEDIRHILEQIQNRGVNIAEDYHSWLHTSFALASEFGEGGRDYFHIVSAQSSKYERGKCDKQYDIALRRDHTGGVGIGTFFYYCQQAGIETRTPATIEAEIYYAQRLKSEPGIDRKEAIRSTEEYLQMRGVEPERTREALEKIKDIPVHQFQTVQVNDKVLELETFIKSLGLRFNEITRYYESGEGEQLEDRDYNSLYRKAMHAVGFNVSQSKLFALMDSDLITSYNPFTSFFRDNKHLKPTGCLEELLACFDYEKPDLDGVALTEDEEAADYLEVFLTRWLLGIISAMNGTFSLLVLVLTGEQGTGKTKFFRNLLPESLSSYQTENKLNKENDIAPLMTKKLIICDDEFSGKNKRQADEFKELVSKEKFSVRKPYGKVWEDLTRYAVLCGTSNDDRVLYDMTGNRRIIPVKIRSIDHDRMAEIDKTELFMELYWMWRDLGDKWMLGKKERIYLNKCTGIHESENFEMDMVQKYFEPTDSLGGNCIPRTTTEIKIYLDEKTKERLIIHKLGAALKALGFEKRSVRDGGTTSKKWLVIEKYTSAPNVVDESPTTNLDSQTLDF; via the coding sequence ATGACCAAAATTTCTTATTTCAATTCCGGAGAGTTCAGCAAAGTAGGTGGAGATGTTGAACTGGATGATTACCTCGAATACGTCCGTGACGGCCGCTGGCAAGACAAGGTTTTGGCGGTTCGCAACGGGAAGTCGGATAAAACCGGCGTCCCTTCTGTTACTGTCTCAGGGCGCTTTGAGGATCGCCGCAGGCGGGACAACCTGGCTGAACACTCCGGAATAATAGGGATCGACTTGGATGCAGAGGATAACGCGGATCTGCTAGCAAACAGGGCCCGCCTGGAGCAAGACCCGCATTGCTATGCCTGCCACACATCCATCAGGGGGTTTGGCCTGGTGTGGTACGTAAAAGTTTCGCCAGAGAAGCACCTGGAGGCTTTTCAGGCTATCGAACGATATTTGGCAAACCAGTACGGTGTTGTGGTAGATCCTTCCGGGAAAGATGTATCCCGGCTACGGTTTATCTCGTACGACCCGCATCTTTACCTGAATCGAGGCAGTAAGAAGTGGTCCAAGTACCTCAATAAAAAGCAGCGAGAGTTTCGGGAGGCTCCGGCCAGGGCTATTGCTTATCATGACGAAGACATCAGGCATATCCTGGAGCAGATCCAGAATCGGGGGGTGAACATCGCGGAGGACTATCACTCCTGGCTTCATACCAGTTTTGCCTTAGCATCCGAATTTGGAGAAGGGGGTCGGGATTATTTCCATATCGTTTCCGCTCAGTCCAGCAAATACGAACGGGGAAAATGCGATAAACAATACGACATAGCCCTACGCCGGGATCACACCGGGGGCGTCGGGATAGGCACATTTTTTTACTACTGCCAGCAAGCGGGAATTGAGACCCGCACACCCGCCACTATCGAGGCTGAAATTTACTACGCTCAGCGCCTAAAGTCTGAACCCGGGATAGATCGCAAAGAAGCTATTCGTAGCACCGAAGAATATTTGCAGATGCGCGGTGTAGAGCCAGAGCGAACCCGGGAAGCTTTGGAGAAAATAAAGGACATCCCCGTTCACCAGTTTCAAACGGTCCAGGTCAATGATAAGGTTTTGGAGCTGGAGACTTTCATTAAGTCCTTGGGCTTGCGGTTCAATGAAATAACGCGGTACTACGAGAGTGGGGAAGGGGAACAGCTGGAGGACCGAGATTACAATAGCCTGTACCGAAAAGCAATGCACGCAGTTGGCTTCAATGTCTCCCAATCCAAGCTGTTCGCGCTTATGGACTCTGACCTGATTACTTCATACAACCCGTTCACGAGTTTCTTCCGAGACAATAAGCACCTGAAACCAACGGGATGCCTGGAGGAATTGCTGGCTTGTTTCGACTACGAGAAGCCGGACCTGGATGGGGTGGCCCTTACTGAGGACGAGGAGGCGGCCGATTATCTGGAGGTATTCCTCACCCGTTGGCTGCTCGGTATCATCTCTGCAATGAATGGCACTTTTTCCCTACTAGTCCTTGTACTTACCGGAGAACAAGGGACCGGTAAAACAAAGTTTTTTAGAAACCTTCTGCCTGAGTCACTGTCCTCTTATCAAACGGAAAACAAGCTTAACAAGGAAAATGATATAGCCCCGCTGATGACCAAGAAGTTGATTATTTGCGACGATGAGTTTTCAGGGAAAAATAAGAGGCAGGCCGACGAATTTAAAGAACTGGTATCGAAGGAGAAGTTTTCAGTAAGAAAGCCTTACGGTAAAGTTTGGGAAGACCTCACCCGATATGCTGTCCTCTGCGGAACGTCAAACGACGACCGAGTGCTGTACGACATGACCGGGAACCGCAGGATAATTCCCGTTAAGATCCGCAGTATTGATCACGACCGCATGGCAGAGATTGATAAAACGGAGCTGTTCATGGAACTCTACTGGATGTGGCGCGACCTGGGTGACAAGTGGATGCTTGGTAAAAAAGAACGCATCTACCTCAATAAATGCACTGGGATTCATGAGTCGGAAAACTTTGAGATGGACATGGTTCAAAAATATTTCGAGCCAACAGACTCCCTTGGCGGCAATTGCATCCCCAGAACCACCACCGAAATCAAAATTTACTTAGATGAGAAAACAAAAGAGAGGTTAATTATCCACAAACTGGGCGCTGCCCTTAAAGCCCTTGGATTTGAAAAACGATCTGTTCGAGATGGAGGCACGACTAGCAAAAAGTGGCTGGTAATTGAAAAATATACTTCTGCGCCTAATGTGGTCGATGAGAGTCCGACCACAAATTTAGATTCGCAAACACTTGATTTTTAG
- a CDS encoding PD-(D/E)XK nuclease family protein — protein MKIFAHENLNRIDVLDERFYQVGDEYYPSVTTVLSAYPKGYGFQEWLKNVGGEAERILREAADRGSNVHNAIEQILLGRELQWITEGKQHYSLDEWQMICRFMEFYQDYIQSGEQVATETQLFSKKMKLGGTCDMVAKINGETWMIDFKTSNGLYKTHEIQLAAYKEMWDEHNSPKIDRYGILWLNSNHRTKRQFQGVDWQLKEFTDSHEYNLQLYYHTRALWDCENPNYAPKNLSYPNTISIQPQEQLAEV, from the coding sequence ATGAAAATATTTGCACACGAGAATTTGAACCGGATCGACGTGCTCGATGAAAGATTCTACCAGGTGGGGGATGAATACTACCCTTCAGTGACCACCGTACTCTCCGCATATCCAAAGGGGTATGGCTTCCAGGAATGGCTCAAAAATGTCGGAGGCGAAGCCGAGCGTATCCTCCGGGAGGCCGCCGACCGAGGAAGCAACGTTCACAATGCCATTGAGCAGATCCTGCTCGGCCGTGAATTGCAATGGATCACAGAAGGAAAGCAGCATTACTCCCTGGATGAATGGCAAATGATTTGCCGGTTCATGGAATTTTATCAGGACTACATCCAGTCCGGAGAGCAAGTGGCTACAGAAACCCAATTATTCAGTAAGAAAATGAAACTCGGGGGGACTTGCGATATGGTTGCTAAGATCAACGGGGAGACCTGGATGATCGATTTCAAGACCTCTAATGGGCTGTATAAGACGCATGAGATTCAGCTGGCCGCATACAAAGAAATGTGGGATGAACATAATTCACCGAAGATTGATCGGTATGGCATCCTTTGGCTCAATTCAAATCATCGGACCAAGCGACAGTTTCAAGGCGTAGACTGGCAACTCAAGGAGTTCACCGATAGCCATGAGTACAACCTGCAGCTCTATTACCATACCCGGGCGCTATGGGATTGTGAAAACCCCAATTATGCACCGAAGAACCTGAGTTATCCGAACACAATTAGCATCCAGCCGCAAGAGCAGCTAGCCGAAGTTTAA
- a CDS encoding helix-turn-helix domain-containing protein: protein MNKIGQRFEEIMNDNSLNYRTFAEVLGVSDVAVRNIIKGKSNPKFDLLSALVGKYPKINSHWLLTGKGEKYTTIKGHTLSNASVQELAEYVVGNQKIFLEDPLFNQFVEKLTYKRMWEIDKSDKQ, encoded by the coding sequence ATGAATAAAATCGGCCAACGATTTGAGGAGATAATGAACGACAATAGCCTGAATTACAGGACTTTTGCGGAAGTTTTGGGCGTTTCAGATGTTGCTGTGAGAAATATTATAAAAGGGAAGTCAAATCCTAAGTTTGATTTGCTTAGTGCCTTGGTTGGTAAATATCCGAAGATCAATTCGCATTGGCTTTTAACCGGCAAAGGGGAGAAATACACCACAATTAAAGGGCACACCCTGTCTAATGCCTCGGTGCAAGAACTGGCAGAGTACGTGGTGGGAAATCAAAAGATATTTTTAGAAGACCCGCTATTTAATCAGTTCGTGGAAAAGCTGACATATAAACGGATGTGGGAAATCGATAAGTCAGATAAGCAATGA
- a CDS encoding ribbon-helix-helix protein, CopG family has translation MNAKSKNLSERRTIRLNPKVAKSIDELAEKDNRSFSNMLETMLIRQLEQHGRFV, from the coding sequence ATGAACGCTAAATCCAAAAATCTGAGTGAAAGGAGAACTATTCGGCTAAACCCCAAAGTCGCAAAATCGATTGACGAACTGGCAGAAAAAGACAATCGATCGTTCAGCAATATGCTGGAAACCATGTTAATCAGACAATTAGAACAACATGGAAGGTTTGTATAA
- a CDS encoding site-specific integrase encodes MQGKILLDTRSKGKKGHPIKIYISGNGSKKYISTGYFSMQEHWRDGVTRKHPNYSHLSTWIKRREFELQQQLNYCNEHGYTLREAVQYIKGKSSPQDEIEMLEKRLRELRGQPTVSLFDFWQQITHERKLASKSTRAFDQTLSQIRKFTDDIPISDITPGWIEGFKAFKYSEGCGDPGVHFYLVTIRTVYYAAARRKLIEDQKPFNGLIPQSVSRKKKVRLSKSDLLRIANYSPSKYAGAARGKAIEQRIAIFLFQIYIGGHDLVDVAGLTWDDVSGGRVSFMRKKIKRGVPVQVDNILLPQAQDIINRHGTPKAKRVFSFIPPHGTEQYEYYRRYYWKALKQMSEKLEITPPLKTKSPRYIFRTWAGDSGANIIHTMQIQGHKPKEETFKYQGRVPNRIVDQVLQQVLQEDV; translated from the coding sequence GTGCAAGGAAAAATACTACTCGACACTCGCAGTAAGGGTAAAAAGGGTCATCCTATAAAGATATACATCTCGGGGAATGGAAGTAAAAAATATATTTCCACCGGGTATTTTTCTATGCAGGAGCATTGGAGGGATGGTGTTACTAGAAAGCATCCTAACTATAGCCACCTGAGCACGTGGATTAAAAGGCGTGAATTTGAATTACAGCAACAGCTCAATTATTGCAATGAGCACGGATACACCCTGAGGGAAGCGGTCCAATACATCAAAGGGAAGTCCAGTCCCCAGGACGAAATCGAAATGTTGGAAAAACGACTGCGGGAGCTTCGGGGACAACCCACGGTAAGTCTATTTGATTTTTGGCAGCAAATCACACATGAGCGTAAGCTCGCCTCCAAATCTACCCGAGCATTTGATCAAACCCTCTCCCAAATACGCAAATTCACCGATGACATTCCGATATCCGATATCACTCCCGGGTGGATAGAGGGGTTCAAAGCCTTCAAATATTCGGAAGGTTGCGGGGATCCAGGGGTACACTTTTACCTGGTGACCATCCGAACGGTTTATTATGCTGCGGCCCGGCGCAAACTCATTGAAGATCAAAAGCCATTCAATGGACTTATCCCTCAGTCGGTAAGCCGGAAGAAAAAAGTGCGTTTGTCAAAATCTGACTTGCTGCGAATTGCCAATTATTCGCCCAGCAAATATGCGGGGGCGGCTCGCGGAAAAGCCATCGAGCAAAGGATCGCAATTTTCTTGTTTCAGATTTACATTGGAGGGCATGACCTGGTAGATGTCGCCGGACTTACCTGGGATGATGTGTCTGGCGGCCGGGTTTCATTTATGCGGAAGAAAATAAAGCGCGGGGTTCCGGTTCAGGTTGACAACATTCTATTGCCCCAGGCTCAGGATATCATAAATAGGCACGGAACGCCAAAGGCAAAGAGGGTGTTTTCCTTCATTCCGCCACATGGAACCGAGCAGTATGAATACTACCGCCGGTATTACTGGAAGGCTTTAAAGCAGATGTCTGAAAAGCTGGAAATTACCCCGCCACTTAAAACCAAAAGTCCAAGGTATATTTTCAGGACGTGGGCGGGAGATTCAGGGGCCAATATCATCCATACAATGCAGATTCAAGGCCATAAACCAAAGGAAGAAACTTTTAAGTACCAGGGGCGCGTGCCCAATAGAATCGTCGATCAGGTTCTGCAACAGGTGCTCCAGGAGGACGTTTAA
- a CDS encoding DUF7133 domain-containing protein — protein sequence MMPCNPPGSRLVKFPPTSRGRATGWVLAGACIFLAMTSCASDPEGVEPSPPLSPEEAMESFELADPGLRVELVASEPLVQDPVAITFDAGGRLWVVEMLGFMQDIEGTGEQDPVGRVSVLFDDDRDGQMDRRTIFLDSLVLPRAVGLVDGGVLVAESIPLWFAEDLDGDFVADRKTLVDSAYGGSGMPEHSANGLWRGMDNWIYNAKSQYRYRREGGEWIKDETEFRGQWGIAHDNAGRLVYNYNWSQLHADLVPPNSLDDNPNHIPGSGIDHGLTLDRTIFPIRSNTAVNRGYVPGTLDAEGRLLEFASACGPLIYRGDALPESYRGDAFVCEPTANLIKQNDIVQNGFMLEAQPTYPDREFLASTDERFRPISLAPGPDGALYVVDMYKGIIQHGPYMTEYLREVTLDRKLDQPIHMGRIWRITRENSGGGSEWESAAGINRAKVPLDQLDPVALVGMLDSPDGWTRDTAQRLLVAWGHSPGGGDGANQARGGNKKLSEGATPVATALREMANQGSSLGQLHALWTLEGMGWRDPEVYLEALNSNHPVVVQAALRILEPICREDRTVREAVGRFVQSEFAGASPLVQMQMVLAGDALAADVALPATRHFLEDYGELPVARDVAMSSLEGREMELYEQLLANQGDSPGVQHEEIFAEMLVTAIVNSRKTRDIRHLLAVARDAPGDWLRSTVVQGMLNAREHDSLPAIALPEKPTLFEAADTDPLVAALQHRFTWPGKPDIEPEPSGASFEIDPEQMALGRQQYLNLCANCHGTKGEGMRRFAPPLKDSEWVNGEDYKLAMILLHGMEGPVEVGGKRYDIPDILPSMPSFSTLQDRDIAAIATYIRNAWGHSNQPVSRGRVTGIRFRTQGKIRPWTAGELDTLQFSLSD from the coding sequence ATGATGCCTTGTAACCCGCCCGGAAGCCGACTCGTAAAATTCCCGCCCACCTCCCGGGGCCGGGCAACCGGGTGGGTTTTGGCGGGCGCCTGCATTTTCCTGGCAATGACATCCTGCGCTTCGGATCCGGAGGGGGTGGAACCATCGCCCCCGCTCAGCCCCGAAGAGGCCATGGAAAGCTTTGAGCTCGCAGACCCGGGGCTCCGCGTGGAGCTGGTGGCCTCGGAGCCCCTGGTGCAGGATCCGGTAGCCATCACCTTCGACGCCGGGGGCCGCCTCTGGGTGGTGGAAATGCTGGGTTTTATGCAGGATATTGAAGGAACGGGGGAGCAGGACCCGGTGGGACGCGTATCCGTGCTATTCGATGACGACAGGGACGGGCAGATGGACCGGCGGACGATATTCCTGGACAGCCTGGTACTGCCCCGGGCGGTGGGCCTGGTAGACGGTGGCGTACTGGTTGCCGAAAGCATCCCCCTGTGGTTTGCAGAGGATTTGGATGGGGATTTTGTGGCCGACCGGAAAACCCTGGTGGATTCCGCCTATGGGGGGAGCGGCATGCCCGAACACTCCGCCAACGGGTTGTGGCGCGGTATGGATAACTGGATCTACAACGCAAAATCCCAGTACCGCTACCGCCGCGAAGGCGGGGAGTGGATCAAGGACGAAACGGAATTCCGCGGGCAATGGGGCATTGCCCACGACAATGCGGGCCGCCTGGTATATAATTACAACTGGTCGCAACTGCACGCAGACCTGGTACCGCCCAACAGCCTGGACGACAACCCGAACCACATACCGGGCAGCGGCATCGACCACGGCCTGACCCTGGACCGGACCATTTTCCCGATCCGGAGCAATACGGCGGTAAACAGGGGCTATGTGCCCGGGACGCTGGACGCGGAAGGCAGGCTGCTGGAATTTGCCTCGGCCTGCGGCCCGCTGATCTACCGGGGGGATGCACTCCCGGAATCCTACCGGGGGGATGCCTTTGTTTGCGAACCCACGGCCAACCTGATCAAACAAAATGATATCGTCCAAAACGGCTTTATGCTGGAGGCGCAGCCCACCTATCCGGACCGGGAATTCCTGGCCTCCACGGACGAGCGGTTCCGGCCCATTTCCCTGGCCCCGGGCCCGGACGGTGCCCTGTACGTCGTGGATATGTACAAGGGGATTATCCAGCACGGGCCCTATATGACGGAGTACCTGCGGGAAGTCACCCTGGATCGGAAACTGGACCAACCCATCCACATGGGCAGGATCTGGCGGATAACCCGCGAAAATTCCGGGGGTGGCAGCGAATGGGAAAGTGCCGCGGGAATCAATCGGGCGAAAGTTCCGCTGGATCAACTGGATCCCGTTGCCCTGGTGGGCATGCTGGACAGCCCGGACGGCTGGACCCGCGATACGGCCCAGCGGCTGCTGGTGGCCTGGGGTCATTCTCCCGGGGGCGGGGATGGAGCCAATCAGGCCCGTGGCGGGAATAAGAAATTATCTGAAGGCGCAACCCCGGTTGCAACGGCTCTCAGGGAGATGGCCAATCAGGGGTCATCCCTGGGGCAACTGCACGCCCTCTGGACGCTGGAAGGGATGGGCTGGCGCGATCCGGAGGTGTACCTGGAGGCGCTTAATTCGAACCACCCGGTGGTGGTACAGGCTGCCCTGCGAATCCTGGAACCGATTTGCCGGGAAGACCGCACCGTCCGGGAGGCGGTCGGGCGATTTGTCCAATCCGAATTCGCCGGGGCTTCGCCCCTCGTTCAAATGCAGATGGTCCTGGCAGGCGATGCGCTTGCCGCGGATGTGGCGCTGCCGGCCACCCGCCATTTCCTGGAGGACTACGGGGAGCTGCCGGTGGCCCGGGATGTCGCCATGAGCAGCCTGGAAGGAAGGGAAATGGAATTGTACGAACAACTGCTCGCCAACCAGGGCGATTCCCCGGGGGTCCAGCACGAGGAGATATTTGCCGAAATGCTGGTCACCGCAATCGTCAATTCCCGAAAAACCCGGGATATCCGACATTTGCTGGCCGTTGCCCGCGATGCCCCCGGAGACTGGCTCCGCAGCACCGTGGTCCAGGGGATGCTCAATGCCCGGGAGCACGATTCCCTGCCGGCCATCGCCCTGCCAGAAAAACCGACCCTGTTTGAAGCCGCGGATACCGACCCACTGGTGGCCGCCTTACAGCATCGGTTTACCTGGCCCGGGAAACCGGATATTGAACCCGAACCCTCCGGCGCTTCCTTTGAAATCGACCCGGAGCAAATGGCCCTGGGCCGGCAACAATACCTGAACCTGTGCGCCAATTGCCACGGGACCAAAGGGGAGGGGATGCGCCGGTTTGCGCCGCCCCTGAAGGATTCCGAATGGGTCAACGGGGAGGATTATAAATTGGCCATGATCCTGTTGCACGGGATGGAGGGGCCCGTTGAGGTAGGCGGCAAACGATATGACATCCCGGACATCCTCCCGAGTATGCCTTCTTTTTCCACCCTTCAGGACCGGGATATCGCGGCAATCGCCACCTATATCCGCAATGCCTGGGGACACAGTAACCAACCTGTCAGCCGGGGGAGGGTCACCGGGATCCGCTTCCGGACCCAGGGGAAGATCCGGCCCTGGACGGCCGGGGAACTGGACACCTTGCAATTTTCCCTTTCCGATTGA
- a CDS encoding GntP family permease — protein MIAILLLLLSVVLIILMTAKFNVHPFLALLGAALFFGLFSDMSLQMVIQSINDGFGGTLGKIGIVIVLGVIIGAFLEHSGGAFKLAEIILKIIGRKRVHAAMGIVGFIVSIPVFADSGFIILNPLNKSLTKRAKLSIVGTATALILGLMISHVLVPPTPGPIAAAGIIGADVGLVMLVGLIIGALALVLAVILCKKLGERYYIDPNPDIDEAEIQEKIKQAPSALKSFLPILVPIVLIVGKSLLEFNLPEGQEGAAWVRLMLFIGEPVVALLIGMLISFLLPKKFDRKLLSTSGWVGKAMGDASNIILITGAGGIFGTILQNSGIAGTLADSLSTANLGIWLPFLLCAAIKTAQGSSTVALITTASIIAPMLGSLGFETAIDKALVVSAIGAGAMVVSHANDSGFWILTQFSGIDVKTGYRVYTFGTLVVGTFAALLVFAASFIL, from the coding sequence ATGATAGCCATCCTCCTGTTGCTGCTCAGCGTCGTGCTGATCATCCTGATGACCGCCAAGTTCAATGTCCACCCCTTCCTGGCCCTGCTGGGGGCGGCCCTGTTTTTCGGCCTGTTCTCGGACATGTCCCTGCAAATGGTCATCCAGTCCATCAATGACGGGTTCGGGGGCACCCTGGGGAAAATCGGGATCGTCATCGTGCTGGGGGTGATCATCGGTGCCTTTTTGGAACACTCCGGGGGCGCCTTTAAACTCGCTGAGATCATCCTGAAGATCATCGGCCGCAAGCGGGTACATGCTGCCATGGGGATCGTCGGGTTCATCGTCTCCATCCCCGTATTTGCGGACAGCGGCTTTATCATCCTGAACCCGCTGAACAAGAGCCTGACCAAGCGGGCTAAACTCTCCATTGTCGGGACTGCCACCGCCCTGATCCTCGGGCTGATGATTTCGCACGTACTGGTGCCGCCCACCCCTGGCCCCATTGCAGCAGCCGGGATTATTGGGGCCGACGTGGGCCTGGTGATGCTCGTTGGCCTGATAATCGGCGCATTGGCCCTGGTACTGGCGGTTATCTTATGCAAAAAACTGGGCGAACGCTATTACATCGATCCAAATCCGGATATAGACGAGGCGGAAATCCAGGAGAAAATCAAGCAGGCGCCTTCTGCCCTGAAATCCTTCCTGCCGATACTGGTCCCGATTGTGCTCATCGTGGGCAAGTCCCTGCTCGAGTTCAACCTGCCGGAAGGCCAGGAGGGAGCCGCCTGGGTACGCCTGATGCTCTTTATCGGGGAACCCGTGGTGGCCTTGTTAATCGGGATGCTCATCTCCTTCCTGTTGCCCAAAAAATTCGACCGCAAGCTACTCTCCACCTCCGGGTGGGTCGGCAAGGCCATGGGGGACGCGTCAAATATTATCCTCATTACGGGCGCCGGCGGGATCTTCGGCACCATCCTGCAAAACAGCGGGATAGCCGGTACGCTGGCGGATTCGCTCTCCACCGCCAACCTGGGGATCTGGCTGCCCTTCCTGCTCTGCGCCGCCATTAAGACGGCCCAGGGCTCCTCCACGGTGGCCCTGATTACCACAGCCTCCATCATCGCGCCCATGCTCGGGTCCCTGGGCTTCGAGACAGCCATCGACAAGGCGCTTGTGGTCTCCGCCATCGGGGCGGGTGCCATGGTGGTGTCCCATGCCAACGACAGCGGGTTCTGGATCCTCACCCAGTTCTCCGGCATTGACGTAAAGACCGGTTACCGGGTGTACACATTCGGAACCCTGGTGGTAGGGACTTTTGCGGCCCTGCTCGTATTTGCAGCTTCTTTTATTTTATAA